Sequence from the Diorhabda carinulata isolate Delta chromosome 5, icDioCari1.1, whole genome shotgun sequence genome:
attaatctacatatagaaaaaaaaattctcaccaagtttgagctcttaatattgattttaagtACTTACaacttaaatataaagtttgatatgcttgtaaaataattttttttaaatttctgatACTTACTTTTTCAATAATGCAAATCAGTTTGATGGACCTTATAGGGAATTTTATGATCAGTGCGAGTTCAACATCAGTAAAGTATTAATtgtcaaacattttgaatcttGTAAATCAAAACCCGccttttcatttttctttgaacaGCTCATTAGTTGTATAGAAAACCAaactgaaacatatttttataaaaaagtaaacaataggtttaaaaaaactttgaatcaATACTTTACAAAATTACATTTGTTTTATATCCACCTTGTAGAATAGCTCCTGTGTGTTTTGTATTTCACAGAAGTGGTAACCAACCAaccaaagaatattttttagtatCAGGATAACTTAGTTTATGGTGTTTTGACTTATAAATTAATTGGGGAAAATAGAAATGAGCCAAAGACAAATTCTCACTCAAACTATACCATTAGACTCTACTTAAGTGGAGTAGGATTTTAGTAGAgcagtttagtttttttttttaaatttatctccatgttttttgaaaactttcaatggtatattattataaaatttttcccaATAATGTGCatgtttattaatattgttttcttaaaattgtAGTAATTATATGAATTTCAGCTCCACTAGTAGAATTCCTGAATTATTTAGTTACTCTAAAACATAATATGAAgccagattataaaaaaattaggaaaatatttttgaaaggttTGGATTCTACCGATTCCCTCGAACAACCATTTAAATTTACCAAAACCAAGACTTCTAAAAAGTTGTTAGCTCCATCACCCAAGAGAAaagtacaaaagaaaaaaccaaCTTTTGAATCATCTCAAAGCGATTCGGAAGAAAATGATACTGGTACAATAAGCACTtatttaaatagatttatttcGATTATCTTTGTTTTCTCTTTTAGATAATCCACCTTCACGGAAAACTCCaattaaagaaaacaaattaacaCAGTCTGCTAGGAAATCTCCCAGAAAACAGTTGTTAGCTCCACCACTTAAGAGAAAAGAGCAAAAGGAAACAGTAATTGTCGATTCATCTCAAAGTGATACGGAAGAAAATGATACTGGTACAATAAGCACTTATTTAAATAGATTTATATcgattaacaatttttttttttagataatttaccTTCACAAAAGAAGCCAGTTAAGGTAAACGGATTAACACAGACTCTTCGAAAATCTCCCAGAAAAAAAGTTGTTCCAGAATCTTCAGAGGACCAAGAAGTTAGTGATATGGACGTAGATGAAGATGTTGCTGGTGAATATTTGTTAATGCTCAACACACCAAAAGTTGAGGTGTATAATGGGCATCATATAACAGGCTTTTTTCCTATTTTGCTCATGATTATAAgacttcttttttaaaattgtgaTCTTGATCTCATACAAGTATTTAATTGGTTTTTCAATTGGAAATTTACAAGTCTATccttgtttattttatacaccTGATCTCTGCATGTTCTTTTTCCAGTTCTGATCAATCTTACTTCATCTGGAACATCCTTGATCCTTTTTCTATTTCTCAACATTTCGCCTGTTATCTAAATTTAGGTTTTCATGTCAAAAAAATTCCCCTATCTCAGCTGTTGGTTTCAGTTTCCGATTGTTAGTAATTTTAACCCTTTGTTCTGAATACACACGGAGCTACTAATTTGAAACTAATTATTGACACGAATCACTAACTGATTCCCGTTGAGTCAGTACCAATGTTATTCAATGGATTATAACAGACGACTTTATTGTCTAGTAACTATGTTAAAGAATCCCAGACTCCACAATGATTTTGTAGCAGCTGTTGTACAAATGACGTTTTTTAACTGCTGCCATCTTGACTTTTATTTCTACTTCATGAATTCCAGGTcgcttgtaattttttttattttgtcaagtaataaaaaactaaactaaaaaagtttgtttagattaaaacatgaaaatcaCATCAGTTAGTAAGGTTAgtaattagtttttatgagTAGCTCCGTGCATAGAAGGCATTAGTAATTATAAACATGATTTGCTCTgtacttttgttataaattacaCAATCTGTCGAGaagtatgtttttttgtttcagtataATCCTGTGAGGGTTTCAAATCTCTATAATACTCTTTGTAGTTCGTTctctttttccaatatttcaacAGCATTATCAGCCTGGTGAATTATGAGGacattaaaaatagataaaactgAGACTGTTGCCTTGTTTGATCTGTACATTTTGTATGTGCTATTTCCTCTAGTTATGCTTCGAATGATATAAGTTGTTCTCTGATCTGATACAAGGtttggtatttatatttttggtattagTAATACAAACAGTAATTCCACATTTTAAATTTCCTAAAAGGAGTAGGATTActagatcagctgtaaacactagTTTCCCCAGTATCACTTTGGGACGTagcatacatacatacatacaatacAGTTTCTGACTGTCTGCTTTGtgattattattacttattttgtcattttggcaaaaattttaatagcGGTACTATTTTTTAAGTAGTTATAAAATCTTACCTTATCAAATGCTTGCTACAGATCTATGTATCACGTGAGGGTGGATTTATTGTACACTGTggcattttttaatatatattgtgttcaaataattttcttatctattGTTTCGAAAGttatattaatcataatttcaTTTGATAGATTCACCTGCAGTCAAAGCAACAGTTAAAAGAAAACGCAGGGGTATAGTTGTTCGAAATTTGAAAAGGAAGTCTCCAAAAAAAGAAGACGTTTCCGAGTCTTCTGAAGATGAAAAAGAGAATGATATAGATCTAGACGTCAATATGGAACTAAATGATTCTGGTATtgattttttgatcaatttgaccgtataaaaatcaaaattaaataattgtgattatttttagATGGCAGTAGTGAAGGTCATGAAGAGGTTATCACAAACACTAAACCTAAAATAAAACCAACGAATCGTGTTAAGAGTACAGTGAAACCTAAATCCATACCTGAAGAAGGTGTTAACTTGAATGGATACACAGCTGCGATGCgtgaaattttgcaaaaaaaattagaaaaagagaaaaataagaaaaaaacgagCAGTACATCAGAAGAATCGACGGTTGATGATATGGCAGGTTATACTGATACtatgaaagaaataattttgaagaagCAACAGAGGCTTGCgagaaaaggaaaaagaaaataagacTGGGGTATACTGTGCGGTATTTTTATGTCTTTccgtaaatgtttttttttttttaataactattaCTTTATAAGTAATTTATTGTACtgattattctaatttaaaataaagtttactcAATTTTTTAACACGTTTCATACCTCAAAAgaacttcttttaaaaaaatatatttttttattcataacagGGGTATAACCATTACAATTACCCTCCTCAGATTGGGTGAAATAATATTGGAGAGTTTAACAGAAGAAGGAGGATTTTGTCTAGATTCATTGTATTCTGTCTGGAATTGATTAGAAACAAAATTGGTATTAAGATGATGTTCATGGACTTGCATATGGTAATGTACCGATGAAACATTTATGGAAAgtaccaagttatcgtcttcagagactgaaggtaccAATCTTGCAGACAGCTTtcttatgtcaaaattttcagttaatatgcggtGTAccgtactttttgaaatgcctaccaTATCTGCTAGCTCCactaagttatcatcttcatcGTTTCCTTCAAAAGCTTCAAAATGTGTTCCATATACCTTCCCTTCTATTCTCGATAACGCCCTCCTGAGCATAATTTGTGCTCTGATGTAGTGGAAATTTTTTCTCTTGTcttttatttttccttcaatttccTCTAGCATAACATTCAGCCACGGAGGATCACGGGATAAAATTTCACTATCTCGTAGTGGCAGATTGAGATGAGGTTGCTGAGACGTTAGGATAAGAAAAGATTTCGTGAATCATTTCTGTATGAAATTTTGTGTATTACAAAGCTGTCGATGGTGTTATTTGACTACGGATAATGAGCGCAATCCTGATACTACTTTACATAAATGTTAGATATCGTTAAGCGCTATCTGAAGTAGTTTCTCGAAACATGTATCTACTAGTACACATCAGAGATCAGAGGACTGTCAAAACAGTACACTTCACTCGGTAAACGCTCTCTAAAGAAAGCGAAGATTGCGACTGACTTATCGGCCGCAAAGGAAATGGCAACCGTGTTCTGGGATTCGTAAGGTGGCGATTAATCTTTCACTATGATCACGCACCGACTTGCAGTTTGCTGTCGATACGGTCAAAATGGACTATGAACTGCTACTACGTCTACCGTATTCTCCAGATTTGTCTCCATGCGACTTCTTTTTGTTTCCAAACTTGTCGAATAAGAGGCCTAATTTGTAAACaacgtatttttatatataaaaggagattaaaatgataataaatcgttacttttccaaaatttccgtATATGTGGTTCTAACTTTACCGTAATAATAAGTTATGGATGACGaagaaatatgataatttttatttattattatcattatcagtAACGGTCAGTCAGTCGTCCATTTATGTAAGGATTGTCATAATATTTACTTGGAtgagttatttatttttctataacaataattttccaCAGTTTGGAACTTGATACGAAATTAGGCGAATTCACCCCATTAGCTATTCGCAA
This genomic interval carries:
- the LOC130893871 gene encoding serine/threonine-protein kinase VRK1-like, with the translated sequence MLSLVIRFKINFSFCSFLILVILIMPKAAPKRKAANGYKLAEPLPLGEVLQDISKKQWKLGSSIGQGGFGAIYSAKEATDNSNKYPYVIKIEPHSNGPLFVEMHFYMRNCKKEDVDEFKRKAGLKTLGIPLYLGSGSHEYCQEKYRFVVMEKFGTDVWKIFLENNKLFPASTVFKIAIQMLDALEYIHSRGYVHADLKGANILMGSTKDTLNKQLYLVDFGLATKFNDDSVFKPNPKKAHDGTIEYLSRDAHQGVQTRRGDLEILAYNMIQWLGCVLPWEKNLKDPNAVYKSKDTCMSDVSKFMKTCFGTKSPPAPLVEFLNYLVTLKHNMKPDYKKIRKIFLKGLDSTDSLEQPFKFTKTKTSKKLLAPSPKRKVQKKKPTFESSQSDSEENDTDNPPSRKTPIKENKLTQSARKSPRKQLLAPPLKRKEQKETVIVDSSQSDTEENDTDNLPSQKKPVKVNGLTQTLRKSPRKKVVPESSEDQEVSDMDVDEDVADSPAVKATVKRKRRGIVVRNLKRKSPKKEDVSESSEDEKENDIDLDVNMELNDSDGSSEGHEEVITNTKPKIKPTNRVKSTVKPKSIPEEGVNLNGYTAAMREILQKKLEKEKNKKKTSSTSEESTVDDMAGYTDTMKEIILKKQQRLARKGKRK